A single genomic interval of Homo sapiens chromosome 7, GRCh38.p14 Primary Assembly harbors:
- the GJC3 gene encoding gap junction gamma-3 protein isoform X1 yields the protein MCGRFLRRLLAEESRRSTPVGRLLLPVLLGFRLVLLAASGPGVYGDEQSEFVCHTQQPGCKAACFDAFHPLSPLRFWVFQRAPEDTRKQPIASQWWKPKSNFKKQFQEEA from the exons ATGTGTGGCAGGTTCCTGCGGCGGCTGCTGGCGGAGGAGAGCCGGCGCTCCACCCCCGTGGGGCGCCTCTTGCTTCCCGTGCTCCTGGGATTCCGCCTTGTGCTGCTGGCTGCCAGTGGGCCTGGAGTCTATGGTGATGAGCAGAGTGAATTCGTGTGTCACACCCAGCAGCCGGGCTGCAAGGCTGCCTGCTTCGATGCCTTCCACCCCCTCTCCCCGCTGCGTTTCTGGGTCTTCCAG AGAGCACCAGAAGACACAAGAAAGCAACCGATAGCCTCCCAGTGGTGGAAACCAAAGAGCAATTTCAAGAAGCAG ttccaGGAAGAAGCTTAG
- the GJC3 gene encoding gap junction gamma-3 protein precursor gives MCGRFLRRLLAEESRRSTPVGRLLLPVLLGFRLVLLAASGPGVYGDEQSEFVCHTQQPGCKAACFDAFHPLSPLRFWVFQVILVAVPSALYMGFTLYHVIWHWELSGKGKEEETLIQGREGNTDVPGAGSLRLLWAYVAQLGARLVLEGAALGLQYHLYGFQMPSSFACRREPCLGSITCNLSRPSEKTIFLKTMFGVSGFCLLFTFLELVLLGLGRWWRTWKHKSSSSKYFLTSESTRRHKKATDSLPVVETKEQFQEAVPGRSLAQEKQRPVGPRDA, from the exons ATGTGTGGCAGGTTCCTGCGGCGGCTGCTGGCGGAGGAGAGCCGGCGCTCCACCCCCGTGGGGCGCCTCTTGCTTCCCGTGCTCCTGGGATTCCGCCTTGTGCTGCTGGCTGCCAGTGGGCCTGGAGTCTATGGTGATGAGCAGAGTGAATTCGTGTGTCACACCCAGCAGCCGGGCTGCAAGGCTGCCTGCTTCGATGCCTTCCACCCCCTCTCCCCGCTGCGTTTCTGGGTCTTCCAGGTCATCTTGGTGGCTGTACCCAGCGCCCTCTATATGGGTTTCACTCTGTATCACGTGATCTGGCACTGGGAATTAtcaggaaaggggaaggaggaggagaccCTGATCCAGGGACGGGAGGGCAACACAGATGTCCCAGGGGCTGGAAGCCTCAGGCTGCTCTGGGCTTATGTGGCTCAGCTGGGGGCTCGGCTTGTCCTGGAGGGGGCAGCCCTGGGGTTGCAGTACCACCTGTATGGGTTCCAGATGCCCAGCTCCTTTGCATGTCGCCGAGAACCTTGCCTTGGTAGTATAACCTGCAATCTGTCCCGCCCCTCTGAGAAGACCATTTTCCTAAAGACCATGTTTGGAGTCAGCGGTTTCTGTCTCTTGTTTACTTTTTTGGAGCTTGTGCTTCTGGGTTTGGGGAGATGGTGGAGGACCTGGAAGCACAAATCTTCCTCTTCTAAATACTTCCTAACTTCAGAGAGCACCAGAAGACACAAGAAAGCAACCGATAGCCTCCCAGTGGTGGAAACCAAAGAGCAATTTCAAGAAGCAG ttccaGGAAGAAGCTTAGCCCAGGAAAAACAAAGACCAGTTGGACCCAGAGATGCCTGA